A single window of Micrococcales bacterium DNA harbors:
- a CDS encoding chorismate mutase, whose protein sequence is MALRGSIDNIDAALVHLLAERFKCTQKVGELKATAGLAPYDPAREAQQIARLRALATESGLDPVFAEKFLAFIVTEVIHHHEVIAKSR, encoded by the coding sequence ATGGCGCTGCGCGGGTCAATCGACAACATCGACGCCGCTCTGGTTCATCTGCTGGCCGAGCGTTTCAAATGCACCCAAAAGGTCGGCGAGCTCAAGGCCACCGCCGGTTTGGCGCCGTACGACCCGGCCCGCGAGGCTCAACAAATTGCCCGTCTTAGGGCCCTGGCTACTGAATCCGGCCTGGACCCGGTATTTGCTGAGAAGTTCCTGGCTTTCATAGTGACCGAAGTCATCCATCATCATGAGGTCATTGCCAAGTCTCGGTAA